The following are encoded together in the Corticium candelabrum chromosome 1, ooCorCand1.1, whole genome shotgun sequence genome:
- the LOC134198278 gene encoding uncharacterized protein LOC134198278 produces the protein MADHLRDSFREFLQTLSAKQNSQLITEEKAIFYVRSKGFAVIDLPVLGLKEVLCVPAPKGSETKTSSLGNWLKVANVSEIYDILITIHEGSRVHAGYRKVFADIIRKVVRLWPGDCKIVTGRPRHPQSQGLVEQAHRTVQHMLAVRRAEYPGTGWTKYLSLVQYAMNTQIHSAINVAPYDVVFGQPPTDGVFPGCHKDVQPEEEDLLKVLKDIPTLTDKYGNDSPDEGDGHVEDHTVSTSDITCQFGNATIASPPDNDNDNDDIETVGDDGIDFSEKRFVEMDEVSTCTKTDRTYQLGNGNDYIETSEGSTGGLLGTSRQHIQRRQRALDNYIKSAEKQMYKHSKSKRVKLQPYAVGDYVTVRIPQQDRMSTDLPRLLAVVVEIRGTKRISYRLRSKYGVLERLYDDNNLEVFLGKIEDLSTSNWEND, from the exons ATGGCTGATCACCTTCGGGACAGCTTCCGCGAATTTCTGCAGACACTTTCAGCAAAACAGAACTCGCAATTAATTACTGAAGAGAAGGCGAT ATTTTATGTTCGGAGCAAGGGATTCGCAGTAATCGACCTGCCCGTGCTAGGACTGAAAGAAGTTCTTTGTGTGCCTGCACCAAAG GGAAGTGAAACAAAGACATCTTCGCTTGGGAACTGGCTGAAAGTAGCGAACGTGTCTGAAATATATGATATCCTCATAACTATCCATGAAGGCTCTAGAGTGCACGCTGGATATCGGAAAGTTTTTGCAGAT ATCATTCGAAAAGTTGTTAGATTATGGCCAGGAGATTGCAAAATTGTGACAGGTCGTCCACGCCATCCTCAATCTCAAGGACTTGTCGAACAGGCCCATAGAACTGTACAACATATGCTTGCTGTCCGTCGTGCAGAGTATCCAGGAACGGGATGGACCAAATATCTTTCCTTAGTGCAAT ATGCTATGAACACACAAATCCATAGTGCAATCAATGTGGCACCTTATGACGTTGTTTTTGGACAGCCCCCAACAGATGGTGTGTTTCCTGGTTGCCATAAAGATGTTCAACCTGAAGAAGAGGATTTGCTGAAGGTTCTAAAAGATATTCCTACATTGACTGACA AATATGGCAACGATTCCCCTGATGAAGGAGATGGTCATGTGGAGGATCACACAGTTTCTACAT CTGACATAACTTGTCAATTTGGCAATGCTACCATCGCCTCTCCTCCAgacaatgacaatgacaatgatgacataGAGACAGTAGGAG ATGATGGCATTGATTTTTCTGAGAAACGCTTTGTGGAGATGGATGAAGTTTCTACGTGTACAAAAA CAGACAGAACATATCAATTAGGCAATGGCAATGATTATATAGAGACTTCAGAAGGATCAACAG GTGGCTTGTTAGGaacaagtagacaacacatacaaagaAGACAGAGAGCGTTAGATAATTACATCAAATCAGCAGAGAAGCAAATGTACAAGCATTCCAAAAGCAAACGGGTGAAACTACAACCATATGCAGTGGGTGACTATGTCACTGTTAGAATTCCCCAACAAGACAGGATGTCAACGGATCTCCCACGTCTTCTTGCAGTAGTGGTTGAAATCCGAGGGACAAAGAGAATCAGCTACCGTCTCAG GTCAAAGTACGGAGTTTTGGAGAGATTGTATGATGATAACAATCTAGAGGTATTTTTAGGCAAGATTGAGGATCTCAGTACGTCTAACTGGGAGAATGACTGA
- the LOC134185008 gene encoding uncharacterized protein LOC134185008 — MNFFYDSGLGIHALRNSTFMPRHVMVPMHWYHEFKDCDKPTKDYYRELTKMLTVDVNGDSKADVVMTTWRAEGFLIQTYISSGNGSFHSDMPQYQHLIETSGNEGTQFYYFMAAVKDNWSANFSVFMDDFSGDGVPDVTAVLIVDYNIDNRSGHRPKINGSLVYITAVTAKALGGWRYDAVQYSRIINETNTFLDAVSAVNCISILIDVNLDFQLDLVITCRNSNGWKVMTAMGDGMGRFEEGKDKISHLSAVTGLDKGMPLHFQDVTGDGSPDIVVVYAGSHGIVAFVSKSEGNGLYGPLVQQILYSDNVGLEGNHTIQMANLGGGHLGLLVSKIDNAGWSVWVSKCKGDGKFTPAIPTTISTLPFGWGLETAKQFILDINGDATADLVAMRTPGKQQNDYSLYVAYSLAGSTAFSAVEKIRLPASLVPVHHPKVIEPILVDVTGDGRVDFGLFYYRLCRDQSYLNFVASQGASPLDKLTRLENGFGSWTSLQYEPMTSTSAYSKKVFNFSVASDPSISVAVTPRYLLRSIDHDDGLGGTSSVTHFYAGYAEHTRGYGSLGFAQITSTHSETGIRQITDFSQEFVQRRIGLPKRLRTFSRSGVLLADQNNTWSVVDIQPQPGKSDTILSYRICKQDQKTYSETEAGRPVRSETRVTVFDKFGNPSNTSYTSSDEFGEYRKETNTTYRNDHELRWLIGLPKTIAQISKVHWKTNLPQGFTIDNNDGQGLQTDYNGDLWITRKSSATREFDKETGTVTSETLFANTPYQVVTNSTRDSRGNVIRVESLAFGESKPQTVNMEYDTSGRFQVKSCDVIGFCQYWAHGAAGQVLREATDSGDIIIHRYDPLMRETQVISSQGQGVNTSLIYCDGQPVTQYNGKPLVDTVSCVGFPNAVYVKVIQPIIGAPSYQYFDRQGRRVGATRTLKNESVTITESTKYDKFGKAAATSLPYTAGESVTTLHYGKDEFGRVVSVTNSFSPSRNLTIDYSGSNITFKDPLGRKQTHVTNAADFVLMVVGELNERLRYWYDPDGNLHGVQAHTNDHTTVWLLRVAYDEGGHKKSLLHPDKGYYQSDPKQRIMYQYGHDSRGRLVWQKDANGNNVTFEWDERGRAVATHSVEGSHYYEYSKQFPDKLVAEYSVNSSFNYCLNYTYDARGLLTQVDKKFLLLDSSTESTNGCWYNSTFKYGYDSTGRLTRIVYPTGFSVMLMYDDDNRVTKIFDMMGRCQWQAHEFNPNGQVTKEQRGNGLLTEYDYDQLSHTLLSIRTYGKESNVQDMNYTLDYAENVIRRKDNIMGLQESFEYDQLNRITKATVQNNSDGVTLFSQIFRYDEISNLISKSDIGKLSYGLKEHLHAVKQVNRDGKSSPPFTYDANGNRIFGNGTYISYNSMNKPVNITRGPFTSMFDYTLTGQLMVRRDMVRLYSPQEDNALPNVTLHTYRTTVYVDDLYHEETTRDPVLKSSTVQKHYIQTYAVMVRVIDGTEKTANDSHGNVTDIQIPGDQFVYPYTDIKGSLSLVTDVFGNTLQEYSFDVCGSPRSPRTWRPLKRRDKTVETLEFLSLDEANNLLSPYQGTDQQGYDGHEQLLDIGGDLVHMGGRLYDSSLCMFTSPDPTNDDSYSLVGYNAYAYGRFNPLSGSDPSGYGFFSSIGHFFSGIGHFVAHIAEGVGKFIVHIVDDVAKFLRKFPIVDDIITIAIDVIATLTEQFWIESVWTVINDRIRGSSWGDAIIDGLTSIATDGLGSIEKDATRAEKLLIDAAKAGLKALGHGGNIFDGLLMGVVGSVASDVAGVIDKGVSNFFTISYNNIPYLMLDIHGLASKAIEGAINAAARDAINGKFGDILKDTLQGAWNGFKNAFVQQLDKRSNEHSLLPLLNKWVAKQVPLISNVAQDFEKVTKFFGGVRKPNHYAQATIDIRTDVDRTVQSFARHFAKSFNLHTHAVYFQAQGSADFFYMHKTQLMYLHIQVDAEATETWKRHL; from the coding sequence ATGAATTTTTTTTATGACAGCGGTTTAGGGATTCATGCTCTTCGGAATAGTACTTTTATGCCAAGACATGTGATGGTTCCGATGCATTGGTACCATGAATTCAAAGACTGCGATAAACCGACAAAGGATTATTATCGTGAGTTGACAAAGATGCTGACAGTAGATGTAAATGGAGACAGCAAAGCTGACGTCGTGATGACAACCTGGAGGGCAGAAGGCTTTCttatacagacatacataagCAGTGGAAATGGCTCCTTTCATTCTGATATGCCACAATATCAGCATCTAATTGAAACATCCGGCAATGAAGGAACTCAGTTTTACTATTTTATGGCCGCAGTTAAAGATAACTGGTCTGCTAATTTCTCTGTGTTTATGGACGACTTTTCTGGAGATGGTGTTCCCGATGTAACGGCCGTATTGATCGTTGATTACAATATCGATAACCGGAGTGGACATCGTCCTAAAATAAACGGAAGTCTTGTATACATAACAGCGGTGACTGCGAAAGCTTTAGGGGGATGGCGTTATGATGCTGTTCAGTACAGCCGCATAATAAACgaaacaaacacatttttaGACGCGGTTTCAGCAGTAAACTGTATTTCTATCCTAATAGACGTTAATCTAGATTTTCAACTAGATTTAGTGATCACATGTAGAAACAGCAATGGATGGAAAGTCATGACTGCAATGGGAGACGGCATGGGTCGGTTTGAGGAAGGCAAAGATAAAATCTCGCATCTTAGCGCCGTTACTGGTTTGGACAAAGGAatgccattgcattttcaaGATGTAACCGGAGATGGATCACCCGATATAGTTGTTGTTTATGCAGGCTCTCATGGTATTGTGGCTTTTGTGTCTAAGTCCGAAGGCAATGGTTTGTATGGACCATTAGTACAGCAAATCCTTTACAGTGATAACGTTGGCTTGGAAGGCAATCACACAATTCAAATGGCCAATTTAGGTGGAGGTCATTTGGGACTTCTGGTATCTAAAATTGATAACGCGGGATGGTCTGTGTGGGTATCCAAATGCAAAGGTGATGGCAAGTTTACTCCTGCTATTCCAACCACTATATCAACGTTGCCTTTTGGCTGGGGATTGGAGACAGCAAAACAATTTATTCTTGACATAAACGGTGACGCGACCGCAGATTTAGTAGCAATGCGTACGCCcggcaaacaacaaaatgattACTCTCTCTACGTTGCATACTCTCTAGCTGGAAGTACTGCGTTCAGTGCTGTTGAAAAGATTAGACTTCCTGCAAGTCTTGTACCTGTTCATCACCCTAAAGTAATCGAACCGATTTTAGTCGATGTGACCGGTGATGGTCGTGTCGACTTTGGGTTATTCTATTATCGTCTGTGCAGAGACCAATCATATTTGAACTTTGTGGCGAGTCAGGGAGCCTCTCCTCTAGATAAATTGACGAGACTGGAAAATGGCTTTGGATCGTGGACGTCGCTTCAGTACGAACCCATGACCAGTACATCTGCTTACTCTAAAAAAGTTTTTAACTTTTCCGTCGCTTCGGATCCGTCCATCAGTGTGGCAGTAACGCCACGTTACTTACTCCGATCTATCGATCACGACGACGGTTTGGGTGGCACGTCTTCTGTCACGCACTTCTATGCCGGTTACGCTGAGCACACCCGAGGTTACGGCAGCTTGGGATTTGCTCAAATCACCAGCACGCACTCGGAAACGGGAATACGTCAGATAACAGATTTTAGTCAAGAGTTTGTGCAGAGACGTATAGGGTTGCCTAAGCGATTGCGCACTTTTTCTCGAAGTGGAGTTTTGCTTGCGGACCAGAACAACACGTGGAGCGTGGTCGACATTCAACCACAGCCAGGAAAGAGCGACACTATCCTTTCGTACAGAATTTGCAAACAGGACCAGAAAACCTACTCAGAAACTGAAGCGGGGCGACCGGTTAGATCAGAAACGAGAGTAACTGTTTTTGATAAATTTGGCAATCCTAGTAACACAAGCTACACTTCTTCCGACGAGTTCGGTGAGTACAGGAAAGAAACTAACACTACGTATCGTAATGATCATGAATTGAGATGGCTCATTGGATTGCCAAAAACAATTGCACAAATATCTAAAGTGCATTGGAAAACTAACCTTCCGCAAGGTTTTACTATTGATAACAATGATGGGCAAGGGTTACAAACTGATTATAATGGTGATCTGTGGATCACCAGGAAAAGCAGTGCAACGCGGGAATTTGACAAGGAAACAGGCACTGTCACGTCAGAAACACTGTTTGCCAATACTCCATATCAAGTCGTAACCAATTCGACTCGTGATTCACGAGGCAACGTTATTCGTGTCGAATCTTTGGCTTTTGGAGAAAGCAAGCCTCAGACAGTGAATATGGAGTATGACACAAGTGGACGATTTCAAGTGAAGAGTTGTGACGTTATTGGATTTTGTCAGTACTGGGCACATGGAGCAGCAGGTCAAGTTCTAAGAGAGGCAacagatagtggtgatattATTATTCATCGTTATGACCCTCTTATGAGAGAGACACAGGTCATCTCATCTCAAGGCCAAGGAGTCAATACGTCTCTGATATACTGTGATGGTCAACCAGTCACACAATACAACGGCAAGCCATTGGTAGATACGGTTTCGTGCGTTGGATTTCCTAATGCTGTTTATGTCAAAGTAATTCAGCCTATCATTGGTGCACCGTCTTATCAGTATTTCGATCGACAAGGTAGACGCGTGGGTGCAACTCGGACCTTAAAAAATGAAAGTGTAACTATTACAGAATCTACGAAGTACGACAAGTTTGGTAAAGCAGCGGCTACGTCGCTGCCATACACAGCAGGAGAATCTGTGACAACACTGCACTATGGGAAAGATGAATTTGGACGAGTTGTCAGTGTGACAAACTCTTTTTCACCCAGTCGTAATTTGACAATCGACTATTCTGGTTCGAACATAACGTTCAAAGATCCTCTTGGCAGAAAGCAGACACATGTTACGAACGCTGCAGATTTTGTGCTGATGGTAGTCGGTGAATTGAATGAGCGTCTGCGTTATTGGTATGATCCGGACGGTAATCTTCATGGAGTTCAAGCTCATACCAACGACCATACTACCGTCTGGCTTCTCCGTGTCGCCTACGATGAAGGTGGACACAAGAAATCTCTTCTTCATCCCGACAAAGGATATTATCAAAGTGACCCTAAGCAGCGTATAATGTACCAATACGGACATGACAGCAGGGGACGTCTCGTTTGGCAAAAAGACGCAAACGGAAACAACGTTACTTTTGAGTGGGATGAGCGAGGCAGAGCTGTGGCGACACATAGCGTGGAAGGCAGCCACTACTACGaatacagcaaacaatttCCAGACAAACTTGTAGCAGAATACTCTGTTAATAGTTCCTTTAATTATTGCCTAAACTACACGTATGATGCAAGAGGATTGCTTACTCAAGTTGACAAAAAGTTTCTATTGCTGGATTCTTCAACTGAATCTACAAATGGATGTTGGTACAATTCGACGTTCAAATATGGTTACGATTCTACTGGAAGACTGACTCGTATTGTTTATCCAACCGGTTTTTCCGTCATGCTGATGTATGATGATGACAATCGAGTCACAAAAATATTCGACATGATGGGAAGATGTCAGTGGCAAGCACATGAGTTTAATCCGAATGGTCAGGTAACTAAAGAACAAAGAGGAAATGGTCTATTGACGGAGTATGACTACGATCAGCTGTCTCACACTTTGCTTTCCATTCGCACTTATGGGAAAGAAAGTAACGTGCAGGACATGAATTACACACTAGATTACGCGGAGAATGTCATTAGACGAAAAGACAATATAATGGGTTTGCAGGAGAGTTTTGAATACGATCAGCTGAACAGGATTACAAAAGCAACAGTACAAAACAACTCGGACGGTGTTACTCTATTTTCGCAAATATTTAGATACGACGAGATCAGCAATTTGATCTCCAAAAGTGACATCGGAAAGCTGAGTTATGGTTTGAAAGAGCACCTACATGCAGTCAAACAAGTCAATCGTGACGGGAAGTCTTCTCCACCGTTTACGTACGATGCTAACGGCAATCGAATTTTTGGTAACGGAACGTACATCAGCTACAATTCAATGAACAAACCAGTAAATATAACGCGTGGTCCATTCACTTCTATGTTTGACTACACGCTGACAGGGCAATTGATGGTTCGTCGTGACATGGTGAGATTGTACTCTCCACAAGAAGATAACGCTTTGCCAAACGTCACTCTGCACACGTACCGCACTACTGTATATGTCGACGATCTCTACCATGAAGAGACAACGCGAGATCCGGTACTGAAATCCTCTACTGTACAGAAACATTACATTCAGACGTACGCCGTGATGGTTCGCGTAATTGACGGTACCGAAAAGACAGCTAACGATTCTCATGGCAACGTTACAGATATTCAAATACCAGGTGATCAATTTGTATATCCGTACACTGATATCAAAGGGTCTCTGTCGCTTGTTACCGATGTGTTTGGTAATACATTACAAGAGTACAGTTTTGATGTTTGTGGATCTCCAAGATCTCCTCGTACCTGGCGACCGCTAAAACGCAGAGATAAAACAGTTGAAACCTTAGAATTTTTGTCTCTCGATGAGGCCAACAATCTGTTGTCTCCATATCAAGGCACAGACCAGCAAGGCTACGATGGACATGAGCAGCTGTTAGACATTGGAGGTGATCTGGTTCACATGGGAGGAAGACTGTATGACAGCTCTctctgcatgtttacttcaCCAGATCCAACCAACGACGATTCGTACAGCCTGGTCGGGTACAACGCGTACGCATACGGACGGTTCAATCCGCTGAGTGGATCTGATCCCAGCGGATACGGATTCTTTTCGTCGATAGGACACTTTTTTAGCGGCATTGGTCACTTCGTTGCTCATATTGCTGAAGGTGTAGGTAAATTTATAGTTCATATCGTCGACGACGTGGCAAAGTTTCTTCGAAAATTTCCAATTGTTGATGATATAATTACAATTGCCATCGATGTAATTGCCACCTTAACGGAACAGTTCTGGATTGAATCTGTTTGGACTGTCATCAACGACAGAATTCGCGGATCGAGCTGGGGCGACGCCATTATAGACGGCCTCACCAGTATCGCCACAGACGGTCTCGGTTCAATCGAAAAGGACGCAACGAGAGCTGAAAAGTTGCTCATCGATGCTGCTAAGGCGGGACTGAAAGCCCTCGGTCACGGCGGAAATATCTTTGATGGACTCCTAATGGGAGTTGTTGGATCTGTTGCTAGCGACGTAGCTGGCGTGATCGACAAGGGAGTGTCTAACTTCTTTACGATTTCATACAACAATATTCCCTACCTCATGCTCGACATTCACGGTTTGGCATCGAAGGCCATCGAAGGAGCCATCAACGCAGCAGCAAGAGATGCTATCAACGGAAAATTTGGCGACATTTTGAAAGACACGTTACAAGGAGCTTGGAACGGATTCAAAAATGCCTTTGTGCAGCAGTTGGATAAAAGAAGCAACGAACACAGCTTACTCCCTTTACTCAACAAGTGGGTTGCTAAACAAGTTCCTCTTATTAGCAACGTTGCACAAGACTTTGAAAAGGTGACCAAGTTTTTTGGCGGTGTAAGAAAACCCAATCACTACGCACAAGCAACGATTGACATTCGAACGGACGTAGACCGAACAGTTCAAAGTTTTGCCAGACACTTTGCGAAGAGTTTCAACcttcacacacatgcagtttACTTTCAGGCCCAGGGAAGTGCCGATTTCTTTTACATGCACAAGACGCAACTGATGTATCTGCATATACAAGTAGACGCAGAGGCTACCGAAACTTGGAAGCGGCATCTCTAA
- the LOC134198287 gene encoding mucin-5AC-like, with product MDSNNEIQLELVGDAPLPVPNESKGKSYSVMDKKQNQNMKRLIIALLFILAVVITLAIVVPVVIYVRSRDQSSSSENTSDRETLLLIQANITDAPPLLTEAPVTNDLSKNPTRKVTTVKAESAQATKDSMTKTSTAKGITTSAPATENSMTKTSTAKGITTSAPATKNSMTKTSTAKDLTTSAPATKDSMTKTSTAKGLTTSAPATKNSMTKSSTAKGLTTSAPATKNSMTKTSTAKDLTTSAPATKDSMTKTSTAKGITTSAPATKNSMTKSSTAKGLTTSAPATKNSMTKTSTAKGLTTSAPMTAILTSNTLMMKTTNTETPIITRRASTTDAPTASASKTKPLMCSFQDDMQRFKNATIFKVPTNSKIDDQVQMFRSQAEQPLQKLQQSSVQYCDKFEPARVPVVGITQADIKASGSSGDVDITIPLSTPRGTGGHDPDISLKYSAHAGNGVLGKGWGIAFLPSISRCPKTMKQNGYSQGITLTDKDAFCSGSDQLVLVRGQTPNPLNYQGEIYKTARDSKILYKAYGPRNGLGPISWTAYLPNGVKRAFGGTANSRVMALNGAVFVWEASSESDPFGNIINIEYQQSTDGSADWYRTAITYAEGNAKVEFNYMSRPDVTKHYLSGVQIRTTKLLSSIRTYATMPQESEDFPL from the exons ATGGATAGCAACAACGAAATTCAACTAGAACTTGTAGGCGACGCACCACTTCCAGTACCCAATGAAAGCAAAGGCAAAAGCTACTCAGTCATGGATAAAAAGCAGAACCAAAACATGAAACGTTTAATTATTGCGCTTCTTTTCATTCTTGCCGTGGTGATTACGTTAGCGATAGTGGTACCTGTCGTCATTTACGTTCGCTCACGTGACCAGTCTTCTTCTTCAGAGAATACCAGTGATCGCGAAACACTTTTACTGATACAGGCCAATATTACAGATGCTCCACCTTTGCTGACAGAAGCTCCAGTGACAAACGATCTGTCAAAGAATCCAACAAGAAAGGTGACAACTGTGAAGGCTGAAAGCGCGCAAGCGACAAAGGACTCAATGACAAAGACTTCAACAGCAAAAGGAATAACGACAAGCGCGCCAGCGACAGAGAACTCAATGACAAAGACTTCAACAGCAAAAGGTATAACGACAAGCGCGCCAGCGACAAAGAACTCAATGACAAAGACTTCAACAGCAAAAGATCTAACGACAAGCGCGCCAGCGACAAAGGACTCAATGACAAAGACTTCAACAGCAAAAGGTCTAACGACAAGCGCGCCAGCGACAAAGAACTCAATGACAAAGTCTTCAACAGCAAAAGGTCTAACGACAAGCGCGCCAGCGACAAAGAACTCAATGACAAAGACTTCAACAGCAAAAGATCTAACGACAAGCGCGCCAGCGACAAAGGACTCAATGACAAAGACTTCAACAGCAAAAGGTATAACGACAAGCGCGCCAGCGACAAAGAACTCAATGACAAAGTCTTCAACAGCAAAAGGTCTAACGACAAGCGCGCCAGCGACAAAGAACTCAATGACAAAGACTTCAACAGCAAAAGGTCTAACGACAAGCGCGCCAATGACAGCGATTCTAACCTCAAATACTCTAATGATGAAAACCACAAACACGGAGACTCCAATAATTACGAGAAGGGCTTCAACGACAGACGCCCCGACAGCAAGCGCTTCTAAAACGAAACCTTTGATGTGCAGTTTTCAAGATGACATGCAACGTTTTAAAAACGCGACGATTTTTAAGGTTCCAACAAATTCTAAAATCGACGATCAGGTACAGATGTTTCGTTCTCAAGCCGAACAGCCTCTTCAAAAACTACAACAGagtagtgtacagtactgcgACAAGTTTGAGCCCGCTCGAGTTCCTGTCGTAGGAATTACTCAGGCAGATATAAAAGCAAGTGGGTCAAGTGGTGATGTCGACATTACCATTCCCTTGAGTACCCCGCGTGGTACGGGCGGTCACGATCCTGATATCTCTCTTAAATACAGCGCACATGCCGGCAACGGCGTGTTGGGTAAGGGATGGGGAATAGCTTTCTTACCAAGCATCTCACGTTGTCCAAAAACAATGAAACAGAACGGATACTCTCAAGGAATCACGTTAACGGACAAAGATGCTTTCTGCTCTGGTTCAGATCAGCTTGTATTAGTTCGAGGTCAGACGCCTAATCCCCTAAACTATCAAGGAGAAATTTATAAAACAGCGCGGGACAGCAAAATTTTGTACAAAGCTTACGGTCCACGGAATGGTCTAGGGCCGATCTCCTGGACTGCTTATCTTCCAAACGGTGTGAAGCGTGCGTTTGGCGGAACGGCAAATTCTAGAGTCATGGCATTAAATGGAGCAGTATTTGTTTGGGAGGCGAGCTCAGAAAGTGATCCATTTGGCAACATTATTAATATAGAATACCAACAATCTACTGACGGATCGGCTGACTGGTACCGTACTGCTATCACTTACGCCGAAGGAAACGCTAAAGTAGAGTTTAACTACATGTCTAGGCCAGATGTAACTAAACATTACTTGAGTGGTGTGCAAATTCGTACCACTAAACTATTGTCATCAATAAGGACGTACGCCACTATGCCACAAGAATCAGAAGATTTTCCA TTATGA